The following are from one region of the Cyanobium gracile PCC 6307 genome:
- a CDS encoding ferredoxin-thioredoxin reductase catalytic domain-containing protein, with protein MTDASTTTTPAAGAESLEVIRRFAETYAQRTGTYFCSDPGVTAVVLEGLARHKDELGGALCPCRHYEDKEAEVAQAFWNCPCVPMRERKECHCMLFLTEDNPFRGEQQTISLEDVQSLTAG; from the coding sequence ATGACCGACGCCTCCACCACGACGACCCCTGCTGCCGGTGCCGAAAGCCTGGAGGTGATCCGCCGTTTCGCGGAAACCTACGCCCAGCGCACCGGCACCTACTTCTGCAGCGATCCCGGGGTCACCGCCGTGGTGCTCGAGGGTCTGGCCCGCCACAAGGACGAGCTGGGTGGTGCCCTCTGCCCCTGCCGCCACTACGAGGACAAGGAGGCCGAGGTGGCCCAGGCGTTCTGGAACTGCCCCTGCGTGCCGATGCGGGAGCGCAAGGAGTGCCACTGCATGCTCTTCCTCACCGAAGACAACCCCTTCCGGGGCGAGCAGCAGACCATCAGTCTCGAAGACGTCCAGTCCCTCACCGCCGGCTGA